A single region of the Pseudalkalibacillus berkeleyi genome encodes:
- a CDS encoding serine dehydratase beta chain, with product MGYNSCFDIIGPIMVGPSSSHTAGAVWIGRAAFELLGGSPEQVEIQLFDSFAETYQGHGTDKALLGGLLGYDTEDERIKLAYDLAEEANLTYTFTFEENCLEYEHPNVAILHAKLGTKKVVIGGASVGGGLSKIFRINDEKVDFTLSTHDDLDRIIQSASELVGQ from the coding sequence ATGGGATATAACAGTTGTTTTGATATTATTGGACCGATCATGGTTGGACCATCTAGTTCACATACAGCAGGAGCCGTATGGATCGGAAGAGCAGCATTTGAATTGTTAGGTGGAAGCCCAGAACAAGTTGAAATTCAACTCTTTGATTCGTTTGCAGAAACGTATCAAGGACATGGGACAGATAAAGCTTTACTTGGTGGATTATTAGGCTACGATACCGAAGATGAGCGAATAAAACTTGCGTATGATTTAGCTGAAGAGGCGAATCTCACCTATACATTTACTTTCGAAGAAAATTGTCTTGAGTACGAACACCCGAATGTAGCGATCCTTCATGCGAAATTGGGAACAAAGAAAGTTGTCATTGGAGGCGCATCAGTAGGTGGCGGTTTATCGAAAATCTTTCGCATAAATGATGAAAAGGTTGATTTTACATTAAGTACGCATGATGACTTGGACCGGATTATTCAATCTGCGTCTGAGCTTGTTGGTCAATAA
- a CDS encoding arylamine N-acetyltransferase, which translates to MKTIQHPLPNEVIERYLAILRTPLQNIDLSFLKILIRAHLHTIPYENFSKFHYVQQFPIRKFYLPSTQEFLSRFEDQGWGGTCYPLNIHFSRLLQSLGYDCALVRVRKGHIAIQVNFSNRLYYVDVGYGCPLFQPIQLPLEGMMKFRKMGEEVYIRKRSDWTYEIDRHAEGRSFVQKEIDWKAIPLSHFIEDIRQSYLDTAENKVMRRLSATIFKPRYCYYLNNDTITRKNENTKEVLRFKNRDEWASKVYQIFGIDEVVALNAVHFLEKRNLNLFE; encoded by the coding sequence GTGAAGACAATACAACACCCACTTCCCAATGAAGTCATTGAACGTTATTTAGCAATACTACGAACACCACTTCAGAATATTGACCTATCATTTCTGAAAATCTTGATCCGGGCACATTTACATACGATTCCTTATGAAAATTTCAGCAAATTTCACTACGTACAGCAATTTCCCATCCGGAAATTCTATTTACCTAGCACACAAGAGTTTCTAAGCCGTTTTGAAGACCAAGGATGGGGAGGAACGTGCTATCCGTTAAACATTCATTTTTCAAGATTACTGCAATCTCTTGGGTACGATTGCGCTCTTGTGCGTGTTCGTAAAGGTCATATCGCCATCCAAGTAAATTTCTCTAACCGATTGTATTATGTAGATGTTGGATATGGATGTCCTTTATTTCAACCGATCCAACTCCCCTTAGAAGGCATGATGAAGTTTAGGAAAATGGGAGAAGAAGTCTACATTCGTAAACGCTCTGATTGGACTTATGAAATTGATCGCCATGCGGAAGGTCGGTCATTTGTCCAAAAGGAGATTGATTGGAAAGCGATACCTTTATCACACTTTATAGAAGACATACGCCAATCCTATTTAGATACTGCAGAAAATAAGGTGATGCGCCGCCTCAGTGCAACCATCTTCAAACCTAGGTATTGTTATTATTTAAACAACGACACGATCACACGAAAAAACGAAAATACGAAAGAAGTATTAAGGTTTAAGAATCGTGATGAATGGGCTAGTAAGGTCTATCAAATTTTTGGTATTGACGAAGTGGTGGCACTCAATGCTGTTCATTTCTTAGAAAAGCGTAACTTGAATCTTTTTGAATGA
- a CDS encoding DUF899 family protein: MAVQSLLDEINQLGMELMKKKQQLAELRKEVPEQEVDNYQFLDSYGEDISLSELFLDKKELIVVHNMGVGCNYCTLWADGFNGVYHHLIQRAAFVVSTPDDPRVQEDIAAERGWNFPMVSTKGTTFKEDMGYAKDGSYHPGVSTFRKDENGKIYHYANTPLGPGDDFCSVWHLFDLLPNGVSDYKPTRKINKETPLQLTNNIAVQVKDYPKAIEFYEKTIGMKHEKTYDHETKLSFNGVNFFIEQSDENHTFFEFSTDAFDRIKAKLLKEGCEITKEYSERSIMMVDPYGMRFHLFESSNQ, from the coding sequence ATGGCAGTCCAATCGTTATTAGATGAAATTAACCAGTTAGGTATGGAACTGATGAAAAAGAAGCAGCAATTAGCTGAACTTCGTAAAGAGGTCCCTGAACAAGAAGTAGATAATTATCAATTTCTAGATAGCTACGGAGAGGACATTTCACTTTCTGAGTTGTTTTTGGATAAAAAAGAATTGATCGTCGTGCACAACATGGGTGTTGGTTGTAATTACTGTACATTATGGGCTGATGGATTTAATGGAGTGTATCATCATCTGATACAAAGAGCAGCATTTGTTGTAAGTACACCGGATGATCCTCGTGTACAAGAGGATATAGCAGCTGAACGAGGATGGAATTTCCCGATGGTCTCAACGAAAGGCACGACTTTTAAGGAAGATATGGGTTATGCGAAAGATGGATCCTATCATCCCGGAGTGTCTACCTTTCGGAAGGATGAGAATGGAAAGATCTATCATTATGCGAATACCCCGCTAGGTCCCGGTGACGACTTTTGCTCGGTATGGCACTTATTTGATTTATTACCGAATGGAGTGTCGGACTACAAACCGACTAGAAAAATAAATAAAGAGACGCCTCTCCAACTGACGAATAATATAGCAGTTCAAGTGAAGGATTATCCAAAAGCAATAGAGTTTTACGAGAAAACAATTGGTATGAAACATGAGAAGACGTATGATCATGAAACGAAGCTCTCCTTTAATGGGGTGAATTTTTTCATTGAACAATCTGATGAAAATCATACCTTTTTCGAATTTTCGACGGATGCATTCGATCGAATAAAAGCTAAGTTGCTTAAAGAAGGATGCGAAATCACAAAAGAGTATAGCGAACGAAGTATAATGATGGTAGATCCTTACGGCATGCGATTCCATCTCTTTGAAAGTAGTAACCAATAA
- a CDS encoding PTS fructose transporter subunit IIABC has translation MNISDLLTKDTIILHLKSNIKDHVIDELTNTLDKSGKVSDVNIFKEAIHERESQSTTGIGDGIAIPHAKNSSVKEPTIVFGRSLSGVDYEALDGQPSHLFFMIAVPEGANNEHLDALSRLSTYLMDPKFKEKLLNCETEDEVLEAFISKEQEEGDLEADAGKEKEQIKQTAERKKIVAVTACPTGIAHTFMAADSLKAKAEELGYDIKVQTNGSGGVKNQLTKEDIERAEGVIVAASTKVDLESFVGKPLLEVPVTDGIRNPEQLLNKAARGEAPIYEGNTSSEQYEQQQGGTLGFYKHLMNGVSHMLPLVVGGGILIALSFLIDIDGKHPIAELFMTIGGSNAFFLLVPILSGFIAYSIADRPGLAPGLVGGLMAANGEAGFLGGLISGFLAGYIVLALKKGFRKLPQSIDGLKQVLIYPLFGILITGVLMSLIVGPVGGFNDWLKDILSNLGSGNAMLLGLIIGGMMAVDMGGPVNKAAYTFGLALVEAGNYEPMAAIMAAGMVPPLGLAIATTLFKNRFNKQEREAGKTAYVLGASFITEGAIPFAAADPIRVISACVAGASLTGGLSMLFGNATPAPHGGLFVIMTVKQPFLYLLAIIAGALLTAVLTGVLKKSKVTI, from the coding sequence ATGAATATCTCTGATCTATTGACGAAAGACACCATTATTCTGCATTTAAAGTCGAACATAAAAGATCATGTTATTGATGAACTTACAAATACATTAGACAAGTCTGGAAAAGTTAGTGATGTAAATATCTTTAAAGAGGCAATTCATGAACGTGAAAGCCAAAGCACGACGGGTATAGGTGATGGGATTGCAATACCTCATGCGAAAAACAGCAGTGTAAAAGAACCGACAATCGTGTTTGGTCGTTCACTCTCAGGCGTGGATTATGAAGCATTGGATGGTCAGCCAAGTCATTTGTTTTTCATGATTGCAGTTCCGGAAGGAGCGAACAATGAGCACTTAGATGCATTATCTCGCCTGTCCACCTATTTAATGGATCCAAAATTTAAAGAGAAGTTATTGAACTGTGAAACTGAAGATGAAGTCTTGGAAGCTTTTATATCAAAGGAGCAAGAGGAAGGTGATTTAGAAGCGGATGCTGGAAAGGAAAAAGAGCAGATCAAGCAAACAGCCGAGAGGAAGAAGATTGTAGCTGTAACGGCATGTCCGACAGGGATCGCACATACTTTCATGGCAGCTGATAGTCTGAAAGCAAAAGCAGAGGAATTGGGTTACGATATCAAAGTTCAAACAAACGGATCAGGGGGTGTAAAGAATCAATTAACGAAAGAAGATATCGAACGAGCTGAAGGTGTAATCGTAGCAGCAAGTACAAAAGTTGATCTTGAATCGTTTGTCGGTAAACCCTTACTTGAGGTTCCTGTAACCGATGGTATCCGTAACCCTGAACAGCTGTTGAATAAAGCGGCAAGAGGAGAAGCACCGATTTATGAAGGTAACACTTCTTCAGAACAATATGAACAACAACAGGGCGGTACTTTAGGCTTTTATAAACATTTGATGAACGGTGTATCCCATATGCTACCACTTGTAGTAGGCGGGGGCATTTTGATTGCGCTTTCTTTCTTAATTGATATTGACGGAAAGCATCCTATTGCCGAGCTGTTCATGACGATTGGAGGCAGTAACGCCTTCTTCCTACTCGTCCCGATTCTTTCGGGATTTATCGCCTATAGTATCGCCGATCGACCAGGGCTGGCTCCAGGATTAGTTGGTGGATTAATGGCGGCAAATGGTGAAGCTGGTTTTCTTGGAGGACTCATTTCTGGCTTCTTAGCAGGTTATATTGTCTTAGCATTGAAAAAAGGTTTTCGTAAGCTGCCTCAGTCTATAGACGGATTAAAGCAAGTACTGATTTATCCGCTGTTCGGCATATTAATTACAGGTGTACTTATGTCATTAATTGTAGGTCCAGTGGGAGGTTTCAATGATTGGTTAAAGGATATATTGAGTAACCTTGGATCTGGGAATGCGATGCTACTCGGTCTCATTATTGGTGGTATGATGGCAGTTGATATGGGTGGTCCAGTAAACAAAGCGGCTTATACATTTGGACTAGCTTTAGTCGAAGCGGGAAACTATGAGCCAATGGCAGCGATTATGGCTGCTGGGATGGTTCCTCCTTTAGGGCTTGCAATCGCGACGACACTGTTTAAAAATCGCTTCAACAAGCAAGAGAGAGAAGCGGGTAAAACGGCATATGTGCTAGGGGCATCGTTCATAACAGAAGGAGCAATCCCTTTTGCCGCAGCAGACCCAATTCGTGTCATTTCAGCTTGCGTAGCAGGCGCTTCTTTAACTGGTGGATTGTCGATGTTATTTGGAAATGCTACACCGGCGCCTCATGGAGGGCTTTTCGTTATCATGACAGTTAAGCAGCCATTCTTGTATCTGCTTGCCATTATTGCAGGTGCTCTCCTAACCGCAGTCTTAACAGGCGTGTTAAAAAAGTCCAAAGTAACAATATAA
- a CDS encoding atypical membrane-integrating protein (Mistic protein), with the protein MKADKREYNELSRAIDRVSEGLDSVIELYNELEEDKPIIKLDDQVLTQLEEAKEKYGEEFIDKKLNSLVKEALSWLELPTEEE; encoded by the coding sequence TTGAAGGCTGATAAACGAGAATATAATGAATTGAGTCGGGCAATCGATCGTGTATCTGAAGGACTTGATTCAGTTATTGAGCTTTATAATGAACTGGAAGAGGATAAACCAATTATTAAGTTAGATGACCAAGTTCTCACTCAATTGGAAGAAGCGAAAGAAAAATACGGAGAAGAATTCATTGATAAGAAGCTCAATAGCTTAGTGAAAGAAGCTCTCTCCTGGTTGGAGCTCCCTACTGAAGAAGAATAG
- a CDS encoding iron-sulfur cluster biosynthesis family protein: MHLTITDKAIHQLNQLKLEENKILRIDAEMQGGCGTMMKFKLIEDDTRKGDIVLHADGMNFHVDLFTKRNLDDELTLDYDKETGFLFESEWGPMGLECHLA, encoded by the coding sequence ATGCATCTAACAATCACGGACAAAGCGATTCATCAGTTGAACCAATTGAAGCTGGAAGAAAATAAAATCCTTCGCATTGATGCAGAAATGCAAGGTGGATGCGGCACGATGATGAAGTTCAAATTAATTGAAGATGATACCCGGAAAGGCGATATAGTGTTGCATGCTGACGGAATGAACTTTCACGTGGATCTCTTCACAAAGAGAAACTTAGATGATGAATTAACCTTGGATTATGATAAAGAAACAGGATTTCTCTTCGAATCCGAATGGGGTCCAATGGGCCTTGAATGCCACTTAGCGTAA
- the sdaAA gene encoding L-serine ammonia-lyase, iron-sulfur-dependent, subunit alpha, with the protein MDIQSTVDLLEYCERENKTIAEAMIDQEQEKSGRTKEQIFEMMKERLLKMQNAVDQGLTDSSTAPSGISGGDAVKMKAYIEAGDVLSGSIISDAMACSMATSEGNARMGVIVATPTAGAAGILPGVLFSLKKNTNLENDDLVMGLFTASMLGYIIANRSFISGAAGGCQAEVGSATAMAAGTIVELKGGSPREAVHATAMAMKSLLGLVCDPVAGLVEVPCIKRNVIGTSIAFSSADMGLAGIESRIPCDEVIDTMYDIGKNMPRALKETALGGLAITPTGQKVKERLFSKTGLVNQLGGGKDHASNNHGQSDSSVEPIEAGRK; encoded by the coding sequence ATGGATATTCAATCTACCGTAGATTTACTCGAATATTGTGAGCGTGAAAACAAAACAATTGCTGAAGCGATGATTGATCAGGAACAAGAGAAGTCAGGACGGACGAAAGAGCAAATTTTCGAGATGATGAAAGAGCGTTTACTGAAAATGCAAAATGCAGTGGATCAAGGACTAACGGATTCTTCCACTGCACCAAGTGGAATTTCTGGTGGAGACGCTGTAAAAATGAAAGCTTATATTGAAGCAGGAGATGTATTATCTGGTTCAATTATTAGTGATGCGATGGCTTGTTCAATGGCAACTTCAGAAGGTAATGCAAGAATGGGTGTCATTGTTGCAACGCCAACAGCTGGAGCTGCAGGAATTTTACCAGGTGTATTATTTTCACTTAAGAAAAATACAAATTTAGAAAACGACGATCTTGTGATGGGATTGTTTACAGCTAGTATGCTTGGCTATATTATCGCCAATCGTTCATTCATTTCAGGAGCTGCTGGTGGATGCCAAGCTGAAGTCGGCTCAGCAACTGCAATGGCTGCTGGCACCATTGTTGAGTTAAAAGGCGGGTCTCCAAGAGAAGCGGTCCATGCAACAGCGATGGCGATGAAATCCCTTCTCGGGCTCGTTTGTGATCCAGTCGCTGGACTAGTAGAAGTACCATGTATTAAACGAAACGTTATAGGTACTTCAATTGCATTTTCATCTGCAGACATGGGTCTAGCTGGAATTGAAAGTCGCATACCATGTGACGAAGTGATTGATACGATGTATGATATTGGTAAGAATATGCCACGCGCTCTAAAAGAGACCGCACTTGGAGGACTAGCGATTACGCCGACAGGTCAGAAGGTCAAAGAGCGTTTGTTCTCAAAAACGGGTCTTGTGAATCAGCTTGGAGGAGGAAAGGATCATGCATCTAACAATCACGGACAAAGCGATTCATCAGTTGAACCAATTGAAGCTGGAAGAAAATAA
- a CDS encoding DeoR/GlpR family DNA-binding transcription regulator — protein MLTTNRHQIILNVLKKQKTASIHELVDVTSASISTIRRDLEQLEKDNLLKRIHGGAALIQNHLYEPMLEEKQELNASAKEQIGRAAADLVNEGDCLFIDAGTTTKHILPHLQNKKVVVVTNAYLFVEMLIRLEIEVHLIGGRVKGKTGALIGVQAEDSLQSFRFDKCFLGMNGIHTKHGYTTPDPEEARIKRLGLELSKESYVLSDESKFQEVSFSKVADINQASILTNLKEESIIDDLSRMTTVKVVSK, from the coding sequence GTGCTTACAACAAACCGACATCAAATCATACTAAACGTATTAAAAAAACAAAAGACAGCATCCATACATGAACTAGTTGACGTTACATCTGCTTCAATATCAACTATTCGTAGAGATTTAGAGCAATTGGAAAAAGATAATCTACTAAAACGTATACACGGTGGTGCTGCACTCATCCAAAACCACCTTTATGAACCTATGCTTGAAGAAAAGCAAGAACTCAATGCATCAGCTAAAGAGCAAATTGGAAGAGCGGCAGCAGACCTCGTCAATGAAGGAGACTGTCTCTTCATAGATGCTGGTACCACAACAAAGCATATTCTTCCGCATTTACAAAATAAGAAGGTAGTCGTTGTTACAAACGCTTATTTATTTGTTGAAATGCTTATTAGACTAGAAATAGAAGTGCATTTAATTGGAGGAAGAGTTAAAGGGAAGACTGGTGCACTAATAGGTGTACAGGCTGAAGATAGCTTACAAAGCTTTCGTTTTGACAAGTGCTTCCTAGGCATGAACGGCATTCATACTAAACATGGTTATACGACACCTGATCCGGAAGAAGCGAGGATTAAGCGGTTAGGACTTGAGTTATCAAAAGAATCCTATGTTTTAAGTGATGAATCAAAGTTCCAGGAAGTTTCTTTTTCAAAAGTAGCAGACATTAACCAAGCTTCTATACTTACTAATTTAAAAGAAGAATCGATTATAGACGATCTAAGTAGAATGACAACCGTAAAAGTGGTGAGTAAATGA
- a CDS encoding amidase: protein MSILDMDASEIAGRIRDGKLSSQQAVETYIKHLEAINPSINCLVEDRFDTARKEAIEADRKLKEGQSKGLLFGVPISVKECFHVDGMKTTGGLLHRKDQVIEEDAEVVQRLKDEGAIILGKSNTPSLCFYQETVNPVYGATNNPWDPTCSSGGSSGGEGALMSVGGAAVGIGADIGGSIRFPSHFNGVIGFKSGMNQISQKGNFPYIEYEEQQRMLGIGAMGKSVRDARLINRILSEKSSTIDDLSSFEMVVPQFYNCPLGVETGRLIRTIKEDFEDEFSMLVDEPPLFSESTLIWQQLMSLDGGKALRKHLLVNEKQLSPYIEYVRSKVSKSDVHDYLSWAMIGMRLFQPSKRRLDKIRGILKAGDERLRTYLDRRIIVMPVYHSPATTHGELYKELFSIQKTFLRYMPYIAYGNVWGLPSLTIPVGESAKGLPIAVQIMSRLGNEEALFQFGEILEQRYRGFVRCDKYDQKQKQEGATAHLA from the coding sequence ATGTCAATTTTGGATATGGATGCTTCTGAAATCGCAGGTAGAATTAGAGATGGAAAACTATCTTCACAACAGGCTGTTGAGACGTATATCAAACATCTTGAAGCGATTAACCCATCAATTAATTGCTTAGTTGAGGACCGGTTTGACACCGCAAGAAAAGAAGCGATAGAAGCAGATCGCAAGCTTAAAGAAGGACAATCAAAAGGTCTGCTGTTCGGTGTGCCCATAAGTGTGAAGGAGTGTTTTCATGTCGATGGTATGAAAACCACAGGCGGGTTATTACATCGTAAGGATCAAGTTATTGAAGAAGATGCAGAAGTCGTACAAAGATTAAAAGATGAAGGGGCTATCATACTCGGTAAATCGAATACACCTTCTCTATGTTTCTACCAAGAGACTGTTAACCCGGTCTATGGAGCAACGAATAACCCTTGGGATCCTACGTGTAGCTCAGGTGGTTCGAGTGGTGGTGAAGGAGCACTTATGAGCGTTGGAGGTGCGGCTGTTGGGATTGGAGCTGACATCGGCGGCTCCATTCGTTTTCCAAGTCACTTTAATGGAGTAATTGGTTTTAAGTCAGGTATGAATCAAATCTCTCAAAAAGGTAATTTTCCATACATCGAGTACGAGGAGCAGCAACGAATGCTTGGTATCGGTGCAATGGGAAAAAGTGTCCGAGATGCACGGTTAATCAATCGGATTCTCTCAGAAAAATCTTCCACCATAGATGATTTATCTTCATTTGAGATGGTCGTTCCTCAGTTTTACAATTGTCCGTTAGGCGTAGAAACGGGCAGGCTCATTCGGACAATAAAAGAAGATTTTGAAGATGAATTCTCCATGCTTGTTGATGAACCACCTCTGTTCAGTGAATCAACACTGATTTGGCAGCAACTCATGTCATTGGATGGTGGGAAGGCATTAAGGAAGCACCTTCTTGTGAATGAAAAGCAACTGAGCCCGTATATAGAGTATGTTCGTTCTAAAGTATCGAAATCAGATGTACATGATTATTTATCATGGGCAATGATTGGCATGAGATTGTTCCAGCCATCTAAGCGCAGATTGGATAAAATCAGAGGTATTCTTAAAGCAGGAGATGAACGGCTTCGAACGTATTTGGATAGAAGAATAATCGTCATGCCTGTGTACCACTCGCCTGCCACCACTCACGGTGAACTATATAAAGAACTATTTTCAATTCAGAAAACCTTCTTAAGGTATATGCCTTATATTGCATATGGTAATGTTTGGGGTCTTCCCTCATTAACAATTCCTGTTGGCGAGAGTGCGAAAGGATTACCAATTGCGGTTCAAATTATGAGTCGTTTGGGAAATGAAGAGGCGTTATTTCAGTTTGGAGAAATACTCGAACAACGTTATCGAGGATTTGTTCGATGTGATAAATATGATCAGAAGCAGAAACAAGAAGGTGCAACAGCTCATTTAGCTTAA
- the pfkB gene encoding 1-phosphofructokinase has protein sequence MIYTVTINPSLDYIVSLDELDLGKVNRSEESHSFPGGKGINVSRVLKRLGHSSRSLGFVGGYTGDFIKNALENEEIETEFIELKGDTRINVKVRSSEETEINGPSPLITSDDLNDLKTVLNSVSEEDIVVFAGSLPQSLEPSLYRDLIEQLPAQTKVIVDTKGVPLSQAIMAKPFLIKPNHHELGELFNIEIKTVEEAAKYAGKLIDAGAKNVLVSMAGQGALFVNNTGSYACTVPEGNVVNSVGAGDSVVAGFIYKYIKTGNVLESFQYGVAAGSASAFSIDFCTKDQVEQLLQSINIREVH, from the coding sequence ATGATATATACAGTGACAATCAACCCATCCTTGGATTATATCGTTAGCCTTGATGAACTCGATTTAGGTAAAGTCAATCGATCGGAGGAAAGCCATTCGTTCCCTGGAGGAAAGGGGATTAATGTCTCACGCGTATTGAAAAGACTTGGGCATAGCTCACGTTCACTAGGGTTTGTGGGAGGATATACGGGTGATTTTATAAAGAATGCACTGGAAAATGAAGAAATAGAAACGGAATTCATCGAATTAAAGGGTGACACCCGAATTAATGTAAAGGTCAGATCAAGTGAAGAGACGGAAATCAATGGACCTTCACCTCTTATTACAAGTGATGACCTCAATGATTTGAAAACAGTACTCAATTCTGTATCTGAAGAAGACATTGTCGTTTTTGCTGGGAGTTTACCACAATCATTAGAGCCATCATTATATAGAGATTTAATAGAACAGTTGCCAGCACAGACGAAGGTTATTGTGGATACGAAAGGTGTCCCATTAAGTCAGGCAATCATGGCAAAACCATTTCTAATCAAACCTAATCATCACGAACTTGGTGAGTTGTTTAATATTGAAATTAAAACTGTTGAGGAAGCCGCAAAATACGCTGGAAAATTAATAGATGCAGGGGCAAAAAATGTCCTCGTTTCAATGGCGGGACAGGGTGCACTATTTGTTAATAACACGGGGAGCTATGCTTGTACCGTTCCTGAAGGAAACGTCGTCAATTCTGTAGGGGCTGGTGATTCAGTGGTAGCAGGCTTTATCTATAAATATATAAAAACCGGAAATGTATTGGAGTCCTTTCAATATGGTGTTGCAGCAGGAAGTGCTTCTGCATTCTCCATAGATTTTTGTACGAAGGATCAGGTGGAACAATTATTACAGTCGATCAATATACGCGAAGTCCATTAA
- a CDS encoding alpha/beta-type small acid-soluble spore protein produces the protein MAQQKNQMVVPNASAAIDQMKYEICSELGVQLGPDTTSRANGSVGGEITKRLVQMAQQQMGGR, from the coding sequence ATGGCACAACAAAAAAATCAAATGGTAGTTCCAAATGCAAGTGCTGCGATCGATCAAATGAAATATGAAATTTGCTCTGAGCTTGGCGTTCAACTTGGTCCAGATACTACATCACGTGCAAACGGTTCAGTCGGTGGAGAAATCACTAAACGTCTTGTTCAAATGGCTCAACAACAAATGGGCGGAAGATAA
- a CDS encoding nucleoside deaminase: protein MDNKVEDRYFLQLALEEGEKSERQGGIPIGAVIVGPNGKLIQKGRNRVYSDLDATAHAEIDVIRKCGEPLIKKGKARDYTLYTTVEPCVMCSGAIYLSNIARVVWALNDDLFGGFRQLSKHHKYEQRFEMITTTAMPFNDLANIQRDRMVRWDQLRGKNDRWPEIDKVR, encoded by the coding sequence ATGGATAATAAAGTAGAGGATCGATATTTTCTACAACTGGCACTTGAGGAAGGTGAAAAATCGGAGCGGCAAGGTGGTATTCCAATCGGTGCAGTGATTGTTGGTCCGAATGGGAAATTAATACAAAAAGGTAGAAATCGAGTATATAGTGATTTAGATGCGACAGCTCATGCTGAAATAGACGTGATTCGGAAATGTGGAGAACCCCTTATTAAGAAAGGTAAAGCTCGAGACTATACGCTTTATACAACAGTAGAACCATGTGTGATGTGTTCAGGAGCAATCTATCTCTCGAATATTGCTAGAGTCGTATGGGCATTGAATGACGACTTATTTGGAGGTTTTCGTCAATTGAGCAAGCATCATAAATATGAACAGCGATTTGAAATGATTACTACAACAGCAATGCCCTTTAATGATTTAGCGAACATCCAGCGTGATCGGATGGTAAGATGGGATCAATTACGTGGTAAAAATGATCGGTGGCCAGAAATCGACAAAGTCAGATAA